From Ascaphus truei isolate aAscTru1 chromosome 20, aAscTru1.hap1, whole genome shotgun sequence, one genomic window encodes:
- the LOC142471308 gene encoding uncharacterized protein LOC142471308, whose translation MEIPANTSTDCTKEDNTVTQSYEGEDGVHEKKSNRCRGPSPRNIVEESTSCEKGHIPASHEEGITGNSNAEKTDKDKTRKTFDCIECGKNFNAKSAYTIHHRTHSGERPYKCNECGKGFIQNSNLIVHQRTHTGEKPYKCNECGKSFSHTSVLATHHRTHTGEKPYKCNDCEKNFSHYSILLTHQRTHTGERPYRCSECGKSFTQISNLVMHQRTHTGEKPYRCNDCGRSFTRLASLDQHKRIHTGEKPFTCAKCRKNFTQISNLLTHQKIHTGERPYSCSDCGKSFTQLVHLDKHKKIHKGEYAFTNAE comes from the exons ATGGAGATACCTGCAAATACCAGCACAG ATTGTACAAAGGAAGATAACACCGTTACACAAAGTTATGAAGGAGAAGATGGTGTGCATGAAAAAAAATCGAACAGATGTCGGGGACCATCTCCAAGAAACATTGTTGAGGAATCAACTTCATGTGAAAAGGGACATATTCCTGCCTCTCATGAGGAGGGCATAACAGGGAATAGTAACGCAGAGAAAACTGACAAAGACAAAACTCGAAAGACATTTGATTGCATTGAATGTGGTAAAAATTTTAATGCAAAATCAGCTTATACAATACACCACAGAACCCACTCAGGAGAGCGGCCGTATAAATGCAACGAATGTGGGAAAGGCTTTATTCAAAACTCAAATCTTATTGTTCATCAGAGAACTCACACAGGCGAAAAGCCGTATAAgtgcaatgaatgtgggaaaagctttagtCATACCTCTGTTCTTGCTACACATCATAGAACTCACACAGGAGAAAAGCCGTATAAGTGTAATGACTGTGAGAAAAACTTTAGTCACTACTCCATTCTTCTAACACATCAGAGAACTCACACAGGAGAGAGGCCATATAGATGCagtgaatgtgggaaaagctttactCAGATCTCAAATCTTGTTATGCATCAGAGAACTCACACTGGAGAGAAGCCATATAGGTGCAATGACTGTGGTAGAAGCTTTACTAGACTTGCAAGTCTTGATCAACATAAAAGAATTCATACGGGGGAGAAGCCATTCACTTGCGCTAAATGTAGAAAAAACTTTACTCAGATCTCAAATCTTCTTACACATCAgaaaattcacacaggagagagaccataTAGTTGTAGTGACTGTGGGAAAAGCTTTACTCAgcttgtacaccttgataaacaTAAGAAAATACACAAAGGCGAGTACGCATTCACTAATGCTGAATGA